Proteins from one Pontibacter kalidii genomic window:
- a CDS encoding Fic/DOC family protein: MNDRYCYPGTNVLINHFDIRDAAKLSKLELTHWRHNVLALPGKLASQLKFNLALWQLIHKETFGTVYPWAGKLRSVMISKGNAVHAAPRMIEPYANHLLQELKAAGYLKGLDREQFLLKGSYFFEELNAVHPFREGNTRTLKVFFSLLSRQAGYEIDWRKVSAQQYQQAEQASFAVGNKGPSPFYPLFKEALESVELSNKQSIRFKL, translated from the coding sequence AATGTGCTGATCAATCATTTTGACATCAGGGACGCAGCTAAGCTAAGCAAATTAGAGCTTACCCACTGGAGACATAACGTATTGGCTTTGCCTGGTAAATTAGCCAGTCAACTAAAGTTTAATTTAGCGCTTTGGCAGCTGATCCACAAGGAAACCTTTGGCACCGTCTATCCTTGGGCAGGGAAGCTCCGGAGTGTAATGATCTCCAAAGGCAATGCTGTACATGCCGCGCCACGTATGATTGAGCCCTATGCCAACCACTTACTTCAGGAGCTGAAGGCAGCGGGGTATTTAAAGGGACTGGATAGGGAGCAGTTCCTATTGAAGGGATCTTATTTTTTTGAGGAACTGAATGCCGTTCACCCCTTCCGGGAGGGAAACACCAGAACACTAAAGGTTTTCTTTTCCCTTTTGTCCCGACAGGCGGGGTATGAGATAGACTGGCGCAAAGTTTCGGCACAGCAGTACCAACAGGCAGAGCAGGCATCTTTTGCTGTAGGAAACAAAGGCCCCTCCCCTTTTTACCCGCTGTTTAAGGAGGCCCTTGAGTCCGTCGAGTTATCAAATAAGCAATCTATCAGGTTCAAACTATGA